One Chlorobaculum limnaeum genomic window carries:
- a CDS encoding patatin-like phospholipase family protein → MERADKTSKRTGLAFGGGVVLGAAHIGVLRAMEESGFRAECVAGTSIGSFIAAMHAFGKSWREIEAVALDLDWYDLSGLTISSYGLLSNRKFGEIVRKQLGSRRIEDAPVPLAIVATDICTGNEVVLRKGDVATAVMASSSIPGIFKPVEQGEMLLVDGVLVENVPVSPLKEMGASKIVCIDLFGRHSFRRPEHLPDLLLNAFYSAMRAISQIQIRESDLVITPDLSRFSLVDMSAVPEILDTGYRESRPLLEAWMAAHR, encoded by the coding sequence ATGGAGAGAGCGGACAAGACTTCGAAGCGGACGGGTCTCGCCTTTGGCGGCGGCGTGGTGCTGGGCGCGGCGCACATCGGCGTGCTCAGGGCGATGGAAGAGAGCGGCTTTCGGGCGGAGTGCGTGGCGGGCACCAGCATCGGCTCGTTCATCGCGGCGATGCATGCCTTCGGCAAAAGCTGGCGGGAGATCGAGGCGGTGGCGCTCGACCTCGACTGGTACGATCTTTCGGGCCTCACCATCTCCAGCTATGGCCTGCTCTCGAACCGCAAGTTCGGCGAAATCGTCAGGAAACAGCTCGGCTCGCGTCGCATCGAGGATGCCCCGGTGCCGCTGGCGATCGTGGCGACCGACATCTGCACCGGCAACGAGGTGGTGCTGCGCAAGGGGGACGTGGCCACGGCGGTGATGGCGAGTTCGTCGATTCCCGGCATTTTCAAACCTGTGGAGCAGGGCGAGATGCTGCTGGTGGATGGCGTGCTGGTCGAAAACGTGCCGGTCTCTCCGCTGAAGGAGATGGGCGCGAGCAAGATCGTCTGCATCGACCTCTTTGGCCGCCACAGCTTCCGGCGGCCCGAGCACTTGCCCGACCTGTTGCTCAATGCCTTCTACAGCGCCATGCGCGCCATTTCGCAGATTCAGATCAGGGAGTCCGATCTGGTCATCACGCCCGATCTCTCCCGCTTCAGCCTGGTCGATATGTCCGCCGTGCCGGAGATTCTCGACACCGGTTACCGCGAGTCGCGCCCCCTGCTCGAGGCCTGGATGGCGGCTCACCGCTGA